The Tenebrio molitor chromosome 5, icTenMoli1.1, whole genome shotgun sequence genome has a segment encoding these proteins:
- the LOC138131443 gene encoding endothelin-converting enzyme 2-like, with the protein MTKGSYAVGEDNSRPTRKDTSYRSFICALLVFLVICLIILLASISWGGKDQPKTHHGSRKEDDRAEVLGRKGMKSNETHEKIVAEATTLLNKLTSAVFKEEERESTRPLKAETTTSRDLDRRTTYKIEVVTAVAKEKQLTTTSKEKSEFVTEKVKEVANTTNREEDKDVKQELDEFVTTSKIDVSTQGEKIVATVNIKDEVSRTEKIVTTTEIEEKEFARKTTGKIITQIQEGENATERGRVMTTTEIEENEEKIITQIQDRENATQRGRVMTTTEIEEETEKIITQIQDRENATQRGRVVTTTEIEENELSTKTEKIITQIQDRENTTQRGTVMTTTEIEEKTEKIITQDRENATQRGRVMVITETEETESTSIEDRESVTKRGEIMTTTEEEGEVFTRTAERESTVEARIVEEPTKSSTRSVNILTTEKLLSSTTDVSLMESDGFTESIALRMVSPLTKKSNPVCESAICKTAASRILSTMNHSATPCEDFYEFACGRVYQTDEDSTEANDAKVLAQLDVVNNSSAKYERDFKRFYQSCVQHENYFNYRKRMDRVEEFLQEVGQFQLDNTSLSVPLTDLVGDLLLRQSMPLFDVGLDVDKQSSNLILQLTLPHKSFLRTGVDNWSGLSLLKSRCLRKQKSQTRGSHISLSQIYESFQSCQHDYSGYLDSIEAVIRELRAFSTLSPDSLLATTKNIRFSIEYDVLNNLDALPPSVEILTNFINKNYDMRKISDLQLHYPIFDWKSLFERLTGREVAESTMVQVYFGKYFHSMFTSLAKTTKSVLHNAFLSIHAYDLFINTVIPKHKSNREQFCTDLSKKLLPDVWSSFVQSTVTAREQQEQNKRATDLFDSLKKNFCHSLLEAEWIDDNTKTSVVKKCNSLDLIFFTPLEESVLLKNYEELNLTEDYQTNLINIMSNFKRNIYSTQGTQISGDKIFSYFLDPLGSEPMTFYTKPSIAVPLGLMERAPTGLPKYLILTRAGLALARQMARHFDPTGMTFGIKLASTSKSTYAALVETMTTMMDSTPRILQGKNISFSLNGTLSINERIVDNTAFRLIFDSFGVSEDKDILPWISAQYSREKVFFIATAQELCKKTTILEFMLQVFEKPGLPVALRVENMMRNSEDFSKKFSCAEGAGMNLFPEKLQFPYLTPIEDEYEYNG; encoded by the exons ATGACGAAAGGTTCTTACGCCGTCGGTGAAGACAACAGTAGACCCACAAGGAAAGACACTTCTTACAGATCGTTTATTTGCGCTCTGCTCGTCTTTCTGGTCATCTGTTTGATCATCTTACTCGCATCCATCAGTTGGGGTGGTAAAGATCAGCCTAAAACTCACCATGGCAGCAGAAAG GAGGATGACCGAGCAGAAGTTTTGGGAAGGAAAGGAATGAAGTCGAACGAAACGCACGAAAAGATAGTTGCGGAGGCGACGACGTTGCTGAATAAGTTGACAAGTGCTGTTTTTAAAGAAGAGGAAAGAGAATCGACTAGACCGTTAAAGGCTGAGACTACGACAAGTCGAGATCTTGACAGAAGGACTACGTATAAGATAGAAGTGGTGACTGCTGTAGCTAAAGAAAAACAGTTGACTACGACGAGTAAAGAGAAGAGTGAATTTGTGACAGAAAAAGTTAAAGAAGTTGCGAATACGACGAATAGGGAAGAGGACAAAGATGTAAAGCAGGAATTAGATGAATTTGTAACAACGAGCAAAATTGATGTATCGACACAAGGAGAGAAAATAGTCGCGACTGTAAATATCAAGGATGAGGTGAGTAGGACAGAGAAGATCGTGACAACTACAGAAATCGAAGAGAAGGAATTTGCAAGGAAGACAAcaggaaaaataattacacaGATCCAAGAAGGAGAAAATGCTACGGAAAGAGGAAGAGTAATGACAACAACAGAGATCGAAgagaatgaagaaaaaataattacacagATCCAAGACAGAGAAAATGCTACGCAAAGAGGAAGAGTAATGACAACAACAGAGATCGAAGAGGagacagaaaaaataattacacagATCCAAGACAGAGAAAATGCTACGCAAAGAGGAAGAGTAGTGACAACAACAGAGATCGAAGAGAATGAATTATCAACGAAGACAGAAAAGATAATTACACAGATCCAAGATAGAGAAAATACTACGCAAAGAGGAACAGTAATGACAACAACAGAGATCGAAGAGAagacagaaaaaataattacacaaGACAGAGAAAATGCTACGCAAAGAGGAAGAGTAATGGTAATAACAGAGACCGAAGAAACGGAATCTACGAGTATAGAAGACAGAGAATCTGTTACCAAAAGAGGAGAAATAATGACAACTACAGAAGAGGAAGGAGAGGTATTTACACGAACAGCGGAGAGAGAATCTACTGTTGAAGCAAGAATAGTCGAAGAACCTACAAAATCGTCAACAAGGAGTGTGAACATTCTGACCACTGAGAAGCTACTATCATCAACGACCGACGTGTCCTTGATGGAATCCGACGGATTCACCGAGTCTATCGCCTTGAGGATGGTCTCTCCtttaacgaaaaaatccaaccCTGTGTGCGAGTCCGCAATCTGCAAAACAGCAGCGTCGCGCATTTTGAGCACGATGAACCATTCCGCAACTCCTTGCGAAGACTTCTACGAATTCGCATGCGGACGGGTCTACCAAACTGACGAAGATTCGACCGAAGCCAACGATGCAAAAGTGCTAGCCCAGCTAGACGTCGTCAATAATTCATCGGCCAAGTACGAGAGAGATTTCAAGCGATTCTATCAGAGTTGTGTCCAACACGAGAATTATTTCAACTATCGCAAGCGGATGGACAGAG TTGAGGAGTTTTTGCAAGAAGTCGGACAGTTCCAGTTAGACAACACAAGTTTGTCTGTACCGTTGACAGATCTGGTTGGTGATCTGCTTCTGAGGCAGTCCATGCCGCTCTTTGACGTGGGGCTAGATGTGGACAAGCAATCGTCGAACCTGATCCTACAGTTGACTCTCCCGCACAAGAGTTTTCTGCGGACAGGTGTGGACAACTGGTCGGGGTTGTCGCTGCTGAAGAGTCGATGCCTCCGCAAGCAGAAGTCACAAACTCGCGGCTCCCACATCTCGCTCTCTCAAATCTACGAATCGTTCCAGAGCTGCCAACACGACTACAGCGGTTATTTGGATTCTATCGAGGCAGTAATCCGAGAACTGCGAGCTTTCTCGACGCTTTCCCCCGACAGTTTGCTCGCCACAACCAAAAATATACGTTTTAGTATTGAGTATGACGTCCTCAACAATCTCGAC GCGCTACCACCATCAGTCGAGATTTTGACCAACTTCATCAACAAAAACTACGACATGCGGAAAATTTCCGACCTGCAATTGCACTATCCGATCTTTGACTGGAAGAGTCTTTTCGAAAGGTTGACAGGTCGCGAGGTTGCGGAGAGCACGATGGTGCAAGTGTACTTCGGGAAATATTTTCACTcgatgttcacttcacttgcTAAAACGACCAAAAG TGTGTTGCACAACGCGTTCTTGTCCATTCATGCGTACGATTTGTTTATCAATACTGTCATCCCGAAGCACAAGTCCAATCGGGAGCAGTTTTGCACTGACTTGTCGAAGAAGCTCCTCCCAGATGTGTGGTCGAGTTTTGTCCAGTCAACGGTCACAGCCAGGGAGCAAcaagaacaaaacaaaagaGCGACGGATCTGTTTGATTCGTTGAAAAAGAATTTCTGTCACAGTCTGTTGGAAGCAGAGTGGATCGACGACAACACCAAGACTTCAGTTGTGAAGAAGTGTAACAGTCTGGACTTGATCTTCTTCACTCCACTTGAAGAATCCGTCTTGTTGAAGAATTACGAAGAACTAAACCTTACCGAAGACTACCAAACCAACTTGATCaacataatgtcaaattttaaacGCAACATCTACTCGACTCAAGGGACTCAGATCTCTGGTGACAAAAT ATTCTCTTACTTTTTGGACCCTTTGGGCAGCGAGCCCATGACATTCTACACGAAACCGTCGATCG CCGTGCCTTTGGGTCTCATGGAAAGAGCTCCAACAGGTCTTCCGAAGTACTTGATCCTGACGCGAGCTGGTTTGGCACTGGCGCGCCAGATGGCTCGTCACTTTGATCCAACTGGAATGACCTTCGGAATTAAGTTGGCGTCGACGTCCAAGTCGACTTATGCTGCTCTGGTGGAGACCATGACTACCATGATGGACTCGACTCCGCGGATTTTGCAAGGGAAGAACATCAGCTTTAGTCTGAACGGGACTCTCTCCATCAACGAAAGAATAGTGGACAACACCGCTTTCAGATTGATTTTTGATTCGTTCGGTGTGTCTGAAGACAAAGACATCTTGCCGTGGATATCTGCGCAGTATTCGAGGgaaaaagtgtttttcataGCCACGGCTCAAg aATTGTGCAAGAAAACAACCATTTTGGAGTTTATGTTGCAAGTGTTTGAGAAGCCGGGTTTGCCGGTGGCGTTACGAGTTGAAAACATGATGCGCAACTCCGAAGACTTTTCCAAGAAGTTTTCGTGCGCGGAAGGCGCAGGAATGAACCTGTTTCCAGAAAAACTACAATTTCCCTATCTGACTCCGATTGAAGATGAATATGAATATAATGGATAA